Proteins encoded in a region of the Solanum dulcamara chromosome 9, daSolDulc1.2, whole genome shotgun sequence genome:
- the LOC129904253 gene encoding uncharacterized protein LOC129904253, protein MIILLIPSTILAAPQINYYNDDLELRTLCMLLLYDLEFWFPYVAAAPVPPSPPSPVQSQPAAGGLGSSFTDGMAFGSGNAVGHTVTDAVLGVRDFKHEVKVADPAPSAGSTAVGCGAPMAAFQECLNNGGDLSKCQFYMNMVCECRRSSTTVA, encoded by the exons ATGATCATCTTATTAATTCCTTCTACAATTTTGGCCGCGCCTCAAATTAATTACTATAATGATGACTTAGAATTACGTACAttgtgtatgttgttgttgtatgacTTAGAATTTTGGTTCCCATATGTTGCAGCTGCTCCTgttcctccttctcctccatCTCCGGTACAGAGTCAACCTGCAGCAGGAGGTCTTGGTTCCTCGTTTACCGATG GAATGGCCTTTGGTAGTGGAAATGCAGTCGGCCATACGGTAACGGATGCTGTGTTAGGCGTACGGGATTTTAAACATGAGGTTAAGGTGGCTGATCCTGCCCCCTCAGCTGGTTCTACAGCTGTTGGATGTGGTGCCCCAATGGCAGCTTTCCAAGAG TGTCTCAATAATGGAGGCGACCTAAGCAAATGTCAGTTTTACATGAATATGGTGTGTGAGTGTCGCAGAAGTTCTACCACAGTGGCTTGA